The segment TTTTTGTATTCTCTCatgtttttttctatattatttttttctttttaaattaaaataattaattaattttctaagGACTTTATaaagtcctaccaataatcaAATTTTATGAGAATGTCTTTAATTTTTGTCTCtctccaaaaataatattaaaatattctaaaGACAAAAACAAGAAGCAAACCGTTAATCATGCTCTAATGCTTGTTTATATCTTTGCAATATCTCCTATATTAGTGATATATATTCCATTTCGATTTTcgaatcattttaattaatttctgctattaattaaataatccTTTATGGAAAGAGAAAATATCCATGTGCTTGCATCCCCAAAAATAATGATAGTTCCTGTCCTTAAACTAAAGAAATGGCCCATTGGGAGGTCAAACCACCATCTCATCTGTTTCGTTTCACACAAGTCAACCCTAATTTACTCTAAACCAACGTTTCAAAATAGAAAAACCACTAATCAAGTAATTAACTCATATTCCCTTTATATATAAACTCATCATCACATTCAACCTCCACACACTCGTCTCCAAATAAACTCTTCaccggaaaaaaaaaatggaagacGACGGTTATTACCTCGAAACCGATCTCGATTTCAGCttcacctccaccaccaccgacCGCACATTCACCTCCTCAAGCGCCCGCTCCAGTCTCGCTCGCTCAAGCCTCACCTTAAGCTTCAACGACAGACTCTCCACCGCCACAACACcttccaccaccacctcctccgccGCGACGACTCTCCACCACCGCCGCCAAGATCCTCACTGGACGGCAATCAGAGCCGCGACAACACTCTCCTCCGACAGACGCCTCCACCTCCGCCACCTGAAACTCGTCCGCCACCTCGGAACCGGAAACCTCGGCCGCGTATTCCTCTGCCACCTCCGCGACTGCCCGACCCCCACCGTGTTCGCGCTCAAAGTCATCGACCGCGACGTTCTCACCGCCAAGAAGCTCTCGCACGTGCAGACGGAGGCGGAGATCCTCTCCATGCTAGACCACCCGTTCTTGCCTACTCTCTACGCGCGCATCGACGCTTCTCACTACACTTGCCTCCTCATTGATTACTGCCCCAACGGTGACTTGCATTCCTTGCTACGTAAGCAACCTGGCAACCGGTTACCGGTTTCGTCGGTTAGATTCTTCGCCTCCGAAGTCCTCGTGGCCTTGGAGTATCTCCACGCTCTCGGCATCGTGTACCGAGATCTCAAACCGGAGAACATCTTGATCCGCGGAGACGGACACATCATGCTCTCCGATTTCGACCTCTGCTTCAAAGCCGAAGTCGTTCCGACTTTCCGATCTCGGAGGTTCCGGAGAGTTTCGACTCCGCCGTCATCtccgaggaggaggaggaggaggggcGGCGGTTGCTTCTCCGCGGAGTCGACGTACGAGAGGGAGGAGATAGTGGCGGAGTTCGCGGCGGAGCCAGTGACGGCGTTTTCTAAGTCGTGCGTTGGGACTCACGAGTATCTAGCGCCGGAGCTCGTCGCCGGGAACGGACACGGGAGCGGGGTAGACTGGTGGGCGTTTGGGATCTTTCTCTACGAGATGTTACACGGGACGACGCCGTTTCGAGGGGAGACTAAAGAACAGACCCTGCGCAAGATAGCGTCGAGCGATGACGTGGCGTTTCCGTTGGAGTTATTGGAGGGAGAAGGGATGAGAGAAGCGAAGGATTTGATCCAGAAGCTGTTGGTGAAGGATCCGACGAAGAGGCTAGGATGCGCCAGGGGTGCGCAGGATATCAAAAGGCATCCGTTTTTCGAAGGGATCAAGTGGCCGTTGATTAGAAACTATAAGCCGCCGGAGATTCGTGGTCTTGTGAAGAAGTCGACGAAGGCACATGCTGGTCACGTGACTGGTGTGTCATCGCCACGTAGGAGGAAGTGGTTGTGGTGGACCTTGTCCAATTTACTGCGGAGTAAAAGGTCGAACAGTAAGATTCAGAGCAACAATAACTCCTATCATTACGTGGGTAAAAGCTATAACGCGAGTCACAAACGCGTTTAAGGCGTTTCcctttaaaaaatatcatataggTAGAAAAGTGTGGATGGAGGAGGTATACAATGGATAGCGCAAATTAGCAAGCCTGATCATTTTGGATTTTACACAATTGTAGCTCATTTTCTATGAAATCCATACATGAAGTTTTGAAAACCAATTGTCTTTCTATTTATGATTTGTCCCTATGTTTGTCTTGCATAGTTTTAACCCACAAGTAGAGCAAAAACTCTAAAGCTTTATTGATTACTGGGCCGTTAATCCATTAGCCCATTATGACTCTGCGATTAGAAAGTCTGATGGTtctttggtttttagattttagtttctagtttttttttagtttttgattttgcagtagatgtcagtttttttaaaaaaatatataaatggcTATTTTAGATtctgatttttagattttggtttttgattttaaaattaataaaattaaaatattattagtaataaaatatttattctgaaacagtaaaatataaaatactagtaaaagaaaaatactAGTTCTAGGCCTAGTTAATATTAAGTAAAAccaaaagaatatataatatatcttataGGTACcaaatagtaaaagaaaaaaataaaaatttcttttaatagaatattttttttacatcaattaTTGTTAGAtgtatgtttcaaaaaaaaagtagttaaAAAATGCCTTAAGTATATGTACTCAGGGTTGGattataaacattatatatatgtacatgtattttaaatattctatgGTAATTTTTGTTggattaataattttttatttgtaataaaagtaaaaaacgAAACATGTTTTAGAGGTTGATTGTTTGTGATTTTTGAAatagttttggtttttattctCTAAAAACTATGTTTACCAGTCAAggtttttctaaaatatattctctaAAATTTAGGGAAACCATATTTTGAGAAAACTACTTCTTTCTACACAAAAACTATAAAGGTGATGATTGTTTTTTTAGGTTTTGGATTTTGGTTTCTAGTTTTTGGCTTTTAATtattggttttagttttttagatttttgggttTTAGTAGACAATGTCCAAAATGGCCAACATGCTATATGGCGGAGAGTCACATATGAGCTGTGGAATCGTAACCGGGTTTTGGATGCCCTGCAAAAGTGCCGCGATGTGGGTAAGACCTTTGTGAGTAAGTCGAAGAAGTCTAGGTTTTTGGTGTCAATTCCATGTGTGTGGTAATGACTGCGTTCATTATATTGTTTGATGTTGAAGTTACCGTTGATTGCTTGTCATTGCGTTATACATTAATTCTTGTTATACATTAATTCTTATATAGAGAGAGTGATCTAGAACTGTTTCATTGAATAACTCATTTACTTATGCTATCTAGTTCCATTCTTTTTCTATGCAGTCTGTAAGTAAAAGTGGTTGATATGGTTTGATTGGTGGTTTTAAACAAAAGGAAGAACATTTAAAATTCTTGGAAACATTATTGAGGCATTGTGGTATGTATGTCTAGTTATGTAGACATCTTATCTCTCTAAATCCGAGTTCGGAAacctttaatttatttttggaagaaGCATGTGTTACATTACCAATAGACATGTAGGCACCAGTAGAAATGATACGATGTGTGGTGGTTCAGAATAATCTACaaaccatcttttttttttcttttttgaatgtTCTTTATTTTTGAAGCATGAATCTCATCAGATTTTCTAACTCTTCGAATTCTCTTctgaatattattatatatcaaaataattttatttatttatatttttgagcTTTAACATGTCTTTTTGACTATAATGAATAAACAACAAATAATACTTAATCTATACAACACGTCAACTTAGAAATCAAACTGAAGTAGAAGAGCCAATATAATACATAGCAGAAGGAGAATTTTGAGCACCTCATCTAAGGTTATCCGCCATAAAGGTTTTTGCTTCTGGAATTGTTGGAATGAAAAGTGAGAAAAAAACCTTATAATGTTGAATTtctaccaaaaaagaaaaacgcgAAGAAACTGGAAATTCAGtcgaaaattatttaaaatataaacaactaTTAAAATATACAGTCCTGTTTGTGCCTTTTAATTCGGTTCAATTTGTTTCGGTTTAGGAAATTTGGTCAGGCCTAGGCCTAATCGAATGACAGCtgaaaaaattgtttagaaagAACTCGAAGTCTGTTCAGGCCTAATTTGATGATAGCCTAAAAAAACGTTTAGAAAGAACTCGTGCGTAATTAGGCCCAACTTTATAATTTGGCCGAGCTTTGTCGGAACAAGGACGCCGCCTGGAGccactataaaataaaataaaataaaaacaagaactAAATTCTATATtcagaacagaacagaacagatCAAGCTCTCCCTGCATCTCCTCTCGATCGACTTTGTTCAGGTTCGTGTCTCTCATCAATTCTATCATCGTTTACGGTTGATTATACAATAATAAGTTCTACTGATGTAAAGGAAAATAATTTATgcataatatatcaaaattttaggtctaatttttttttttgtccaaacCCATTGAAATTGATTCGCTGTACTTTGAATCTGGCTGTAATAACCGAACTCTAGTTTTGATCTCtgtacttattttttttattactgttAGGTTGTACTTTGAATCTGGCTGGTCTCTGAGATTTTTTTGGGTGCTGCTACTTACCAAAGATTTTGGTCGTGCTTCTAAACTTTTTAAGTGATTGTTATGGGCCCCATGAAAAATCTAAGGCAGCTTTACTTGGAAGCTCAAGGAACACAATGTCCGAACTCGGGAATAGACTTGCCATTCGATCTCCTCATGGAGATCTTGTCGAGAGTTCCAGCAAAGAGTATAGCAAGGTTTAGTTGCGTATCGAGACTGTGGGGATACATACTTAGCCTTGCTTGTTTCACCGAGTTGTTCCTGACCAAGTCTTGGTGTCGTCGTCCACCCCTACTCTTGTTCACCTTTCAAAATAAGGAGAGTATATACTTCTTCTCTGCACCTCAGCCTCAGAGTCCGGGGGATGATTCATCTCTCGTACCCGCTCGTTACCATGTTCACCGCAAGCATTATCCCAAAGATTTTTCAACTAGAGTTGGTTCTCCTCTTGGTGGATTCATCTGTCGTCAAGATGAGGGAGAAGTAGACACTATAGTTGTTAGTAACCCCGTCACAGGAGAGTCCATATTCTTACCGGAGGTGAAATCCAAGCACATTAATATTCACACGATACCTTTTTTAGGGTATGATCCCATCAACGAACAATTCAAAGTATTGTGCATCAAGTTTGAGGATATCCCAAATACGTCTGACGACCATCAAGTTCTGACATTGGGGGGgaataaaaaacatttatggAGAACAACCCTATGCAAACCCCATTATCCTAAATCTAACGGAATATGCATTGATGGTGTTTTGTATTATTCAGCTGGGTTTGATTGGGGGACAAGGGTTTCCATGATAGTCTGCTTTGATGTTAGGTCCGAGAAGTTCAGCTTTATCAACATAGATCGATCCATGTTGATGACTTGCGCTTGTACTTTGATCAACTACAAGGGTAAGTTAGGTGCGCTCCAGTTTACATTGTCGTATCCAAGATGTCTCGTGTTCTGGGCTCTTGAAGATGCAGGAAAATGTAAATGGTCCAAGTGTGTGTACACAATACCTCCTTTGTGGAACAACATAGTTGGTCGTTCTGACTTGGACATTGTTGGAGTGACATCTGGAGGTGAAGTTGTGTTGGCGGCGAGGCATCTACTTGATCCgttttacatttattactaCAATCCCAAGGGCAACACTTTCGTAAGAGTTCTAATCCGAGGTCTGGAAGGGTTTGTACGTGCGAGAGTTTACACTTCTCTAGAATATATTGAGAATTTGAAACATATGTAAGTTTTCCAGCTTTTATTTTAAAGCATTGTCTTAGTTGAAAAGTATTTAAATTGATTAGTGGTTTGTTTGTATTCCATATTTGGTTTGAAGGAGGGAATATGACAAAGGAGTTAGCACAAACATTTCCTCTTAATACGGAGGCTATTTCAAGTTGAATATGGAATTTGAGCAAGCAAGGTCAGTAACTTATCACCCCAATATCTTAAACAGAGGAGCCGTGGATGCCAATGAGGAACCTAAGCTCTCTTGATGTTTTTGATATTTCTAACGCTAGCCTTCTTACTTCCATTGATCTTGACTTAACTAATTCCTTTTGATTTACATATTTGGATCAAATATTATTCCTTGTTTTGCTGAAACTTACCCTTTCTTCTGTCAGATTCGTTGAAATTCAATAATGATGCATGTGCTAAGATCAACTCCATGATCATCCCATGCTGTGAAGACTTGACAGAGCCCAAGAGTGATCACAGTCGCAAGGTCGTAGAGATCACAAACAGCGCATGGAAATATCGTCTTGATGAAAACTTAGTAAGTTTCAAGATTTCAAGCTGAATTAAACAAACCCGGAAAAACATATCAAACATTGTAGCATACCGGTGACGGTAGGAATGTTCTTTGGTGCAAATAGGTGGATAAACCTTCGTTTTCAACGCCCATGAAAAGACCAAACGACATACCAAGCATTGAGTCCATTGAGGAACTAAGCATCTGAGACTTACTGAGAGCGTTTCAACTTTCAAGATGGGTAACTGTTGAAGCAGGCCAGTGGTGATGCAAAGCATCACCGAAAGCAACAACACCTTATACGTGCTTCCTCTGTTTACGAAGCAGCTGCTGTGTCGGACTCAAGATCTCCCCTCTCTCTCTTGTTAACTGAGACCAAAGGTTATTATTGTGTCACACTCGACAGAGAGAGTATTTTTGCATACATGTCAACTTATTTTCTTCGTGGAGGTAGTTTGAGGATTTTACAAAGTCTTTATTTGGTTAGTTAAGATTTGTATTGTTTATTAGTTGGTAGCAAagaaattattattatcttatgaATCAGTATATTAAGAGTCGTGTTAGTTGAAATTACAAGCAAATCTATTAAGCTTCATTGTGTCAGATACGTCATGAGCTTGAGATTATCAATTCCTAATGGTATAGTTCCAGTGGTATAATGCTCGAAAGAAAGATTTTGGGATTAATCGACCCTATGTTGGACGGTGTATTCGACAACTCAGGGATCACGCTTATAGTAACGTAAACGTCCCACAAGCAGTAATCAATTCCTTTCTTCCAGTTACTTAAAACTTTGAGAGAGTCTTAGGTTATACGAGATGGAAAAAACAAGAGTTcatggtgttgttgtttcaaatATAACTACTGATGTGAAACAATATTTGGCATACGTCTCAATTTAATATCCAATGAAATTCATTTAAATATAGGAAGATAAGGTGAAACTGTGGAAGATAAGAAATTCTAATGTTGATGTATTGTATATTTGTATGTTCCATCTGCAAACAAAATGTTAGTATCTATGTAAATTCATACATCACACATGAATAGTCGTTATAAGCAGTGATATGCCTAGGATATAAAACGTTTTTGTTCCACGTTGGCATGACAATTCAGAAAATGATTGAccaattaaatttgaaatataaaatgtCTTCCTTAAAGCACATCATTCTCTTTTGTCTATCCCAGGGGTAGGCCTGGAAATTTGACTCTTAGTCCGCGGGTCCCGCCCCGTTTGATCCgccgcggggcgggtgcggatCGAACCATTTTCAAAAATCGGTTTCCGGGTGCGGGTGCgggttttgaatattttgtgcggggcgggtgcgggttgGTCGATTTTGAATCGCGGGTACCCGCTAATCcgcaaaaactttttttaaaattttttttttaaaatattcttttttttgtaaaaaggtatatatattttttaaatacgagaaatataaaaaataataattaaaatttttacaaatatataaaaatatataaatttttaattataattatattatttataatttttttagaaaaaaaataagttaaataattatttttaaaaaaatatataacccGTGGGTCCCACGGGTTACCCGCAGAACTAAGCGGGGCGGGTgcggatataaatatatatgtatgcgggttgtgcgggtcgGAATTTTTgagcaaaaagaaaattaaaacccGCGGGTTGCGGGTCATGCGGGGCGGGTTCGACCCGCAACCCAGCCCTACCTAGGGGCAGCTCAATCCACTCATCTTCATTTTTCttcaattactttttttttgactgatgATTTTCGTATTAAAATGCAGAAAGTGTAAAAAAGTTACAAGCCCATGAGCTATAGTCTGCCGGCCCAAAGCCAATATTTTAAACAACCCAAAcctaattatcaaaaattaatgaATCATAAGCCCAAAACCAGTAGGTAGAATCtggagaaattgccaaaaataccattttcatactaccacttttcatgtttacactaaccacttttaccactacttttaatgaagtgtctagatttaaaggtttaggatttagggtttagatttgatgttttagggtttaaggtatatagtttagggtttagagtttaagatttagagtttagagttaaggatttagggtttatagtttagactttagggtttagggtttaggatattgaatttagggtatatagtttagggtttagagttgaagattttgggtttagggtttagaattggaggttttaggaattagaatttgggattagaattttgaaaaacatataaaaacaaagatataagagtctttaccattttaataaataagatattattgaaaatgtgtctttagtggtggtaaagatgaataatggtactttgaaagtggtatttttgaaaattcctcTAGAATCTGAGAAACCGATATGAAGGATATCAGTTGATGAAGGAAAAACGATCACAGGAAAAAAGTCTATCAGAGCCAGCTTTGCATGAGTCTTGAAGATGTAATCGGCGATGTAAGCCTTGTCCTTAATCTGCCTATCCAGAAGCCGAAAATTGCATCTGAAGATGGAAATACTATTTTCAATTACTTAAAATAGTATTTTCCTgcagttttaaaaatattcttttacttGACAAAATATGTTTACTTCTAAAAAAATTGGCTTTCTTCTCGATCAAATTCTCATACcttttatattgaaaaagaaatcgtgaaaacatatgtttaatgataaattattacaaatcacatcaatataaatataaattccaACCATcatattttacaaaactaaacatataataacagagaataaaaaaaaggaCATGGCACGTAGCGTAGCGCCGAAATACCACTAGTTTAACATAATTTAGACTTAATTGTCTAATTGGATATTTACTCTGTAAGATGTTTCTCTTTTTGGTATTTCCAACGTTTTCTATATCATGTCTGTATTCTGTAGCGTTGAGCTTTATGACTCTAACAACTGTATGGGAGAAAACTGAAAAGCAATGACAATTATTGGGTCAGGGGAATAATGAAGGAAGCCTGGATCGATAAAGGAGCACAAGGATAAGACCATTCCTTAGAGTAGGTAACATCGATAAAGTAAGCCGGGACCGATATTAACCATAACTCTATCTCGAGAAAATGTTTTCATTTACGGATTTACCCCAGCTATCCACAAAAGATTATACTAGGCCACCCTCAGCTTTACGCTTGCTTCCATGCCGGATGATCACATGGAATCAACTTTTGCCTAAAACGTTTTTGGCATGATAAATACTTGGCTCCAGAAATTCACCATAATGTAGAAAACTAATGAGTTTAACCTAATGTTTCCAGCATAGGACAAGAACTTAGTCATCCACCAATGAAGCTTGTTTATGATCACTTTAGTAAAGGGTTACAAATCTGCAAACTTCAGCTTAGAGGAAGCCAAGATATCAGGTAAGAAAATGTCAAAGTCTGATGCATGTCGCCATACTCAGTTATGAAGTTTCTATAAAAAGATAAAGGTTCATATATAGTCCATAATAAGACTTGTGTCTTGATTAACatttcattattatatataatgtaacaAATCCGAAACAAATATAacaatactttatttatatgtaaacttcaatacattattttaaggcttcggataaaaatataatagtgtTTGTTctattaaagagaaaaaaatagagtaagaatgtaaaaaaaaatcttcatagATATTATGGTTGAGTATCATATTTATTCACCATACTTAACTATAACGTTAACAAGGAATAGCGCAAAAgcaatttttgatttttaaccCAAAACACCAACTCTTAGCTTTAGCTCCGCGTTTCTCACGACATTTAACTTGGCATTCAGAATCCACACAATCCATCTTTTCTTACAGGGATTAGTTGGTCATCACAATATTTTCTCTTTGGTTGTGCATTTGCTATCATTCCTGttgaatataaaatatctgaatttttagtcaaaatgaaaaaatatattactagttttctattttttctgaaatataattttgtaacacaaattatataattttttttttgaaaagaaaaaagactgattttgaaaattttgttttaagaagTATTCCCAATAGAAAAAcagatattgaaaaaaaaaaaagattatatatgatttaatcaacaaactattttttttcttggtgaAGATATACTCTGAATAATTTCTGAATATTACTGGTAAAGTGAATATTTTTACTACAGAATGTACAAATTTAacgtaatatattatataaatttacttaAAAGGGCATTAATAGTTATGAA is part of the Raphanus sativus cultivar WK10039 chromosome 5, ASM80110v3, whole genome shotgun sequence genome and harbors:
- the LOC108863424 gene encoding serine/threonine-protein kinase WAG1 produces the protein MEDDGYYLETDLDFSFTSTTTDRTFTSSSARSSLARSSLTLSFNDRLSTATTPSTTTSSAATTLHHRRQDPHWTAIRAATTLSSDRRLHLRHLKLVRHLGTGNLGRVFLCHLRDCPTPTVFALKVIDRDVLTAKKLSHVQTEAEILSMLDHPFLPTLYARIDASHYTCLLIDYCPNGDLHSLLRKQPGNRLPVSSVRFFASEVLVALEYLHALGIVYRDLKPENILIRGDGHIMLSDFDLCFKAEVVPTFRSRRFRRVSTPPSSPRRRRRRGGGCFSAESTYEREEIVAEFAAEPVTAFSKSCVGTHEYLAPELVAGNGHGSGVDWWAFGIFLYEMLHGTTPFRGETKEQTLRKIASSDDVAFPLELLEGEGMREAKDLIQKLLVKDPTKRLGCARGAQDIKRHPFFEGIKWPLIRNYKPPEIRGLVKKSTKAHAGHVTGVSSPRRRKWLWWTLSNLLRSKRSNSKIQSNNNSYHYVGKSYNASHKRV
- the LOC108863425 gene encoding F-box protein At1g53790 → MGPMKNLRQLYLEAQGTQCPNSGIDLPFDLLMEILSRVPAKSIARFSCVSRLWGYILSLACFTELFLTKSWCRRPPLLLFTFQNKESIYFFSAPQPQSPGDDSSLVPARYHVHRKHYPKDFSTRVGSPLGGFICRQDEGEVDTIVVSNPVTGESIFLPEVKSKHINIHTIPFLGYDPINEQFKVLCIKFEDIPNTSDDHQVLTLGGNKKHLWRTTLCKPHYPKSNGICIDGVLYYSAGFDWGTRVSMIVCFDVRSEKFSFINIDRSMLMTCACTLINYKGKLGALQFTLSYPRCLVFWALEDAGKCKWSKCVYTIPPLWNNIVGRSDLDIVGVTSGGEVVLAARHLLDPFYIYYYNPKGNTFVRVLIRGLEGFVRARVYTSLEYIENLKHMREYDKGVSTNISS